A window of Staphylococcus sp. 17KM0847 contains these coding sequences:
- a CDS encoding diacylglycerol kinase — protein MRKRARIIYNPTSGKEMFKRALPDVLVKFEQAGYETSAYATQRVGDATEEAARAIHEQYDLLIVAGGDGTLNEVINGIAEKPNRPKLGLIPMGTVNDFGRALHLPTDIFKAVDVILDGKTVQVDIGKMNNRYFINLAGGGKITEVSYEAPSKLKSIVGPFAYYIKGFEMLPQMHPVDVRIEYDGNVFEGEITLFLLGLTNSMAGFEKLVPDAKLDDGMFTLLIVEKANLAELGHIMTLASRGEHIGHPKVHYLKAQTVNISSLAEMPLNVDGEYGGQLPANFLNLVRHIEVFSPSNTDNELLIDEPTNIEV, from the coding sequence ATGAGAAAACGTGCGAGGATTATATACAACCCAACATCAGGGAAAGAGATGTTCAAACGTGCTTTGCCAGATGTACTCGTGAAATTTGAACAAGCTGGTTATGAGACAAGTGCGTATGCAACTCAGAGAGTAGGGGATGCTACGGAAGAAGCAGCTCGTGCAATTCATGAGCAATACGATTTGTTGATTGTTGCAGGTGGAGATGGGACACTTAATGAAGTCATCAACGGTATCGCAGAAAAGCCCAATCGACCGAAGCTGGGACTTATTCCAATGGGGACTGTGAATGACTTTGGACGTGCATTACATTTGCCAACAGATATTTTTAAAGCAGTTGATGTGATACTTGACGGTAAAACAGTACAAGTAGATATCGGTAAAATGAACAATCGCTATTTCATCAATCTGGCGGGCGGAGGTAAAATTACAGAAGTATCTTATGAGGCACCGAGCAAACTTAAATCAATTGTCGGACCGTTTGCGTACTATATTAAAGGTTTTGAGATGTTGCCACAAATGCATCCCGTTGATGTACGGATTGAGTATGATGGCAATGTATTCGAAGGTGAAATCACATTGTTTTTGCTTGGTCTCACGAACTCTATGGCAGGTTTTGAAAAATTGGTACCAGATGCAAAACTAGATGATGGTATGTTTACACTACTCATTGTTGAAAAAGCGAATTTAGCAGAGCTGGGTCACATTATGACGCTTGCCTCTCGTGGTGAACACATTGGACATCCTAAAGTACATTATTTAAAAGCACAAACTGTAAATATTTCATCGTTAGCAGAAATGCCATTAAATGTTGATGGTGAATACGGTGGTCAATTGCCTGCTAATTTTTTAAACTTAGTACGTCATATTGAAGTCTTTTCACCATCAAATACCGACAATGAATTATTAATCGATGAACCAACAAATATTGAAGTATAA
- the gatB gene encoding Asp-tRNA(Asn)/Glu-tRNA(Gln) amidotransferase subunit GatB: MHFETVIGLEVHVELKTDSKMFSNAPVAYGAEPNTNTSVIDLAYPGVLPTVNKRAVDWSMRAAMALNMEIATESKFDRKNYFYPDNPKAYQISQLDQPIGEHGYIDIEVNGETKRIGITRLHMEEDAGKSTHKNGYSLVDLNRQGTPLVEIVSEPDIRSPEEAYAYLEKLKSIIQYTGVSDCKMEEGSLRCDANVSIRPVGQEAFGTKAELKNLNSFNNVRKGLEYEVKRQEEELLNGGEILQETRRYDESTGKTILMRVKEASDDYRYFPEPDIVPLYIDEDWKARVRASIPELPDARKAKYVEQFGLPAYDAHVLTLTKEMSDFFEEAVAEGADVKLTSNWLMGGVNEYLNKNQIELQDTGLTPQNLASMIKLIEDGTMSSKIAKKIFPELAKNGGDAQQIMKDKGLVQISDEGAVLAFVQEAIANNPQSVEDYKNGKGKAMGFLVGQIMKLSKGQANPQLANKLLKQELDKQ; this comes from the coding sequence ATGCATTTTGAAACAGTAATCGGACTTGAAGTCCACGTTGAATTGAAGACAGACTCAAAAATGTTTTCAAACGCGCCAGTTGCGTACGGTGCAGAGCCAAACACGAATACAAGCGTTATCGATCTCGCATATCCAGGTGTACTACCAACAGTCAATAAACGCGCAGTAGATTGGTCAATGCGTGCTGCAATGGCTTTAAATATGGAAATCGCAACAGAATCTAAATTTGACCGTAAAAACTACTTTTATCCAGACAATCCTAAAGCATATCAAATTTCTCAATTAGACCAACCGATCGGTGAGCATGGTTATATTGATATTGAAGTAAATGGTGAAACCAAACGTATCGGTATTACACGTTTACACATGGAAGAAGATGCAGGTAAATCCACACATAAAAATGGCTATTCTTTAGTTGACTTAAACCGTCAAGGTACGCCACTTGTAGAAATCGTATCAGAACCAGATATTCGTTCACCAGAAGAAGCATATGCTTATTTAGAAAAGTTAAAATCAATCATTCAATATACAGGTGTTTCAGATTGTAAGATGGAAGAAGGCTCATTGCGTTGTGATGCTAACGTTTCCATTCGTCCAGTAGGTCAAGAAGCATTCGGAACAAAGGCAGAGTTAAAAAACTTAAACTCTTTCAACAATGTGCGTAAAGGCTTAGAGTATGAAGTTAAAAGACAAGAAGAAGAGTTGTTGAATGGTGGAGAAATTTTACAGGAAACGCGCCGTTACGATGAGTCAACAGGTAAAACAATTTTAATGCGTGTTAAAGAAGCATCAGATGATTATCGCTATTTCCCAGAACCAGACATCGTACCACTTTATATTGATGAAGATTGGAAAGCCCGTGTGAGAGCCTCTATACCAGAACTGCCAGATGCACGTAAAGCGAAATACGTTGAGCAGTTTGGATTACCAGCATATGATGCACACGTCCTAACACTAACAAAAGAGATGTCGGACTTTTTTGAGGAAGCCGTTGCAGAAGGTGCAGACGTTAAGTTGACATCGAACTGGTTAATGGGTGGAGTTAATGAATACTTGAACAAAAATCAAATCGAGTTGCAAGATACAGGACTCACACCACAAAACTTAGCAAGTATGATTAAATTGATTGAAGATGGAACAATGAGCAGTAAGATTGCTAAAAAAATCTTCCCAGAACTTGCTAAAAACGGTGGAGATGCACAACAAATTATGAAAGATAAAGGTCTTGTACAAATTTCTGATGAAGGTGCAGTATTAGCATTTGTTCAAGAAGCTATCGCAAACAATCCACAATCGGTAGAAGATTATAAAAATGGTAAAGGCAAAGCAATGGGCTTCTTAGTAGGTCAAATTATGAAACTATCAAAAGGTCAAGCTAACCCACAACTTGCCAATAAATTATTAAAACAAGAGTTAGACAAACAATAA
- the gatA gene encoding Asp-tRNA(Asn)/Glu-tRNA(Gln) amidotransferase subunit GatA — MSIRYESIETLQQMIKDNQIKPSEIVKDIYEAIEETDPTIQSFLALDKENALKKASELDELQAKGEMDGKLFGIPMGIKDNIITEGLETTCASKMLEGFVPIYESTVMKKLHAENGVLIGKVNLDEFAMGGSTETSYFKKTVNPFDHKAVPGGSSGGSAAAVAAGLVPFTLGTDTGGSIRQPAAYCGVVGLKPTYGRVSRYGLVAFASSLDQIGPITRNVKDNALVLEAIAGEDPMDSTSAPDVAQDFTADIGKDIKGMKIALPKEYIGEGIDDEVKAAVLKAAETFKSLGAIVEEVSLPRTSSGIPSYYVIASAEASSNLARFDGIRYGYHSKEANTLEELYKMSRSEGFGEEVKRRIFLGTYVLSSGYYDAYYKKAQKVRTLIKNDFENVFKDYDVILGPTTPTVAFDLGAEINDPLTMYANDLLTTPVNLAGLPGISVPCQLAENGRPIGLQLIGKPFDEKTLYRVAHQFETQFNLHDQYQNL; from the coding sequence ATGAGCATCCGTTATGAATCAATCGAAACATTACAACAGATGATTAAAGATAATCAAATTAAACCTTCAGAAATCGTAAAAGATATTTATGAAGCAATTGAAGAAACAGATCCAACAATTCAATCATTTTTAGCATTAGATAAAGAGAATGCACTAAAAAAAGCATCTGAGCTTGATGAATTACAAGCAAAAGGTGAAATGGATGGCAAGTTGTTTGGTATTCCAATGGGGATTAAAGATAATATTATTACAGAAGGCTTAGAAACAACTTGTGCAAGTAAAATGCTAGAAGGTTTTGTACCCATCTATGAATCAACTGTTATGAAAAAGTTACATGCTGAAAACGGTGTGCTTATCGGAAAAGTAAACCTTGATGAGTTTGCGATGGGTGGATCAACAGAAACATCTTATTTCAAAAAGACAGTCAACCCATTCGACCATAAAGCGGTACCGGGTGGATCTTCAGGTGGCTCGGCGGCAGCAGTTGCAGCAGGCTTAGTGCCTTTTACTTTAGGAACGGATACAGGAGGTTCAATTCGTCAACCTGCTGCATATTGTGGTGTTGTCGGTTTAAAACCAACATATGGTCGCGTATCACGTTATGGTTTAGTCGCATTTGCATCATCATTAGACCAAATCGGACCTATTACTCGCAATGTTAAGGATAACGCATTAGTATTAGAAGCGATTGCTGGAGAGGACCCGATGGACTCAACAAGCGCACCAGATGTCGCTCAAGACTTCACTGCAGATATTGGTAAAGATATTAAAGGTATGAAAATTGCATTACCAAAAGAGTATATTGGTGAGGGTATTGATGATGAAGTGAAAGCAGCGGTATTAAAAGCGGCAGAAACGTTCAAATCACTCGGTGCTATCGTTGAAGAAGTTAGCTTACCGCGTACATCTTCAGGTATTCCATCATACTACGTCATTGCATCAGCAGAAGCGTCATCTAACTTAGCACGCTTTGATGGCATTCGTTATGGTTATCATTCAAAAGAAGCGAATACATTGGAAGAACTCTATAAAATGTCACGTAGCGAAGGTTTTGGTGAAGAGGTGAAACGCCGTATCTTCCTTGGTACTTATGTATTAAGTTCAGGTTATTATGATGCTTACTACAAAAAAGCACAAAAAGTACGTACATTAATTAAAAACGACTTTGAAAATGTTTTTAAAGATTATGATGTTATTTTAGGACCAACTACGCCAACAGTTGCCTTTGATTTAGGTGCAGAAATCAATGATCCATTAACAATGTATGCCAATGACTTATTAACAACACCTGTGAATTTAGCAGGCTTACCTGGTATTTCGGTACCATGTCAATTAGCTGAAAATGGTCGTCCAATTGGATTACAACTTATTGGTAAACCATTTGATGAAAAAACACTATATCGTGTGGCGCACCAATTCGAGACGCAGTTCAACCTACACGATCAATATCAAAATTTATAA
- the gatC gene encoding Asp-tRNA(Asn)/Glu-tRNA(Gln) amidotransferase subunit GatC, whose protein sequence is MAEITHEQVEHIANLARLNVTAEESHAMQETLAGILNFCHQIDSVNTEDVNPTNHVLDLQNVLREDVAVKGLPQEKALVNAKEVEAGQFKVPAVMNEEDA, encoded by the coding sequence ATGGCTGAAATAACACATGAACAAGTTGAGCATATTGCTAATCTTGCGCGTTTAAATGTTACGGCAGAAGAGTCACATGCAATGCAAGAAACTTTAGCGGGTATTTTAAACTTTTGCCATCAAATTGATTCGGTTAACACAGAAGATGTTAATCCAACAAACCATGTTTTAGATTTACAAAATGTTTTGCGAGAAGATGTTGCAGTAAAAGGATTACCGCAGGAGAAAGCATTAGTTAACGCAAAAGAAGTAGAAGCAGGTCAATTCAAAGTACCAGCTGTTATGAATGAGGAGGACGCGTAA
- the putP gene encoding sodium/proline symporter PutP — translation MFSLGATLSSQVNPDWQTYIMIAIYFIILLGIGYYGYKQATSNLSEYMLGGRDIGPWVTALSAGASDMSGWMIMGLPGEVYSTGLSALWLAIGLTLGAYINYLVVAPRLRIHTEIAGDAITLPDFFNNRLDDRSNAIKIISGLIIVVFFTLYTHAGLVSGGKLFDSAFGVDYRVGLVLIAAIVILYTFFGGYLAVSITDFFQGVIMLIAMIMVPIVVLLKLNGLDTFSTIAELKPTNLDLFRGTTAIGIISFFAWGLGYFGQPHILVRFMSIRSIKLFPLTRRIGISWMAVGLLGAVLVGLLGIAFVPAQGVEIKDPETLFILMGQILFHPLVGGFLLAAILAAIMSTISSQLLVTSSSLTEDFYKLIRGNKANTAAHEKEFVLVGRLSVILVAIVAIAIAWSPNDTILNLVGNAWAGFGASFGPLVIISLYWKGLSRTGAIAGMIAGALTVILWIIFAHPLGETYAFFNLYEIVPGFLVSLIVTIVVSKITKKPGDFVERDLNEVKRQLSEIKH, via the coding sequence ATGTTTTCATTAGGCGCAACATTATCAAGTCAAGTTAATCCTGACTGGCAAACATATATTATGATTGCTATCTACTTTATTATTTTGCTAGGTATTGGTTACTATGGCTACAAACAAGCAACAAGCAACTTAAGTGAATATATGCTTGGTGGGCGTGATATCGGTCCATGGGTAACAGCACTATCTGCCGGTGCATCTGACATGAGTGGTTGGATGATTATGGGGTTACCGGGTGAAGTTTACTCAACAGGGCTATCTGCATTATGGCTCGCAATCGGTTTAACGCTCGGTGCATATATCAACTATCTTGTCGTCGCACCAAGACTACGCATTCATACAGAAATTGCGGGTGATGCGATTACATTACCTGACTTTTTTAACAATCGATTAGATGACCGATCAAATGCAATCAAAATCATCTCTGGTTTAATTATCGTTGTCTTTTTCACACTGTACACACATGCAGGACTTGTATCAGGTGGTAAGCTATTCGATAGTGCATTCGGTGTAGATTATCGTGTTGGTTTAGTTCTTATTGCTGCGATTGTTATTTTGTATACATTCTTTGGAGGCTATTTAGCTGTTTCTATTACCGATTTCTTCCAAGGTGTTATCATGCTTATTGCAATGATTATGGTACCTATCGTTGTTTTACTAAAACTTAATGGTTTAGATACATTTAGCACGATTGCAGAGTTAAAACCTACAAACCTTGATTTATTCCGTGGTACAACAGCCATTGGCATCATTTCATTCTTTGCATGGGGACTTGGTTATTTTGGCCAACCTCATATCCTTGTACGTTTTATGTCTATCCGATCTATCAAACTGTTTCCACTTACACGTCGTATCGGAATCTCATGGATGGCAGTAGGATTACTCGGTGCTGTTCTTGTCGGTCTGTTAGGTATCGCTTTCGTCCCAGCACAAGGTGTAGAAATTAAAGACCCTGAAACACTCTTTATTTTAATGGGACAAATTTTATTTCATCCGTTAGTGGGTGGTTTCTTACTCGCAGCCATTTTAGCAGCAATTATGAGTACGATTTCATCACAACTCCTCGTAACATCAAGTTCATTAACAGAAGATTTTTACAAATTAATTCGTGGTAACAAAGCAAATACAGCAGCACATGAAAAAGAGTTTGTTTTAGTGGGACGTCTCTCAGTTATTCTTGTCGCAATTGTTGCAATTGCAATCGCATGGTCACCTAACGACACGATTCTTAATCTTGTTGGTAATGCATGGGCAGGCTTTGGTGCTTCATTCGGACCACTTGTGATTATTTCTCTATATTGGAAAGGTCTATCACGTACAGGTGCGATTGCTGGTATGATTGCCGGTGCATTGACTGTTATTCTATGGATCATCTTTGCACATCCACTCGGTGAAACGTATGCGTTCTTTAATTTATACGAAATTGTACCCGGTTTCTTAGTCAGTCTTATTGTAACTATCGTTGTCTCTAAGATCACTAAAAAGCCTGGTGACTTTGTAGAACGCGACCTCAACGAAGTAAAACGTCAACTTAGTGAAATTAAACATTAA
- a CDS encoding response regulator transcription factor, whose product MISVIVAEDQEMLRQAMVKLMHLNEEVEVVGDVANGKDALNMIKDLQPNVAIVDVEMPQMTGLELLKIVKQTHLPTKMIIVTTFKRPGYFETAVANDVDAYVLKESSIDELVETIKQVMEGKRIYSESLMTSILRDKNPLTDKEQIVLKEIGKGQSSKEISKTLFLSDGTVRNYTSTIMDKLEANNRFEAWQKAKDKGWI is encoded by the coding sequence ATGATTTCGGTAATCGTTGCTGAAGATCAAGAAATGTTGAGACAAGCAATGGTAAAATTAATGCATTTAAATGAAGAAGTTGAAGTTGTAGGGGACGTTGCAAATGGTAAAGATGCACTAAATATGATTAAAGACCTACAGCCGAATGTTGCAATTGTTGATGTTGAAATGCCACAAATGACAGGTTTGGAGTTACTTAAGATAGTTAAACAGACACATCTCCCTACAAAAATGATAATTGTTACGACGTTCAAACGACCGGGGTACTTTGAAACTGCTGTTGCCAATGATGTAGATGCTTATGTATTAAAAGAAAGTTCAATCGACGAATTAGTTGAAACGATAAAGCAAGTCATGGAAGGAAAGAGAATATACAGTGAATCATTAATGACATCTATATTGCGTGATAAAAATCCATTAACAGATAAAGAACAAATTGTTTTAAAAGAGATAGGTAAAGGGCAATCGAGCAAGGAAATATCAAAAACACTTTTTTTATCAGACGGTACAGTGCGTAATTATACATCAACAATTATGGATAAACTCGAAGCAAACAATCGATTTGAGGCATGGCAAAAAGCGAAAGATAAAGGATGGATATAA
- a CDS encoding sensor histidine kinase yields MLFFNSGHFFFFFYGAYILPYVFRIKMLSAESIMYFMMLIIVITVIYYYDSEFVVICISMAIIMTITMLANIRTVEKNELKKTIYQQNKQINILIAEQERNRISQDLHDTLGHMFASLSVKSELALKLIDKDIEQAKMEMTSVNTLSKAALVKVREIVDDLQLQSFEDEVKAVQTLLKSMNISLEFYNIECTATLSPTKQSRLAMILREAVNNVIKHAQATKVVGQCIEKEKSFIMIIRDNGVGMEKAKSEDLQSIYQRVQAMDGRLDVQSHLNEGLELKLTLPRGDDC; encoded by the coding sequence GTGTTGTTTTTTAATAGTGGTCATTTTTTCTTTTTCTTTTATGGAGCATATATTCTGCCCTATGTTTTTCGAATTAAAATGTTATCAGCAGAATCAATTATGTATTTTATGATGCTTATTATTGTGATCACTGTCATTTATTACTACGATTCAGAGTTTGTTGTGATTTGTATATCAATGGCAATCATTATGACAATTACGATGCTTGCTAATATTAGAACTGTAGAGAAGAATGAGTTGAAAAAAACGATATATCAACAAAATAAGCAAATCAATATTTTAATTGCGGAACAAGAACGCAATCGTATCAGTCAAGATTTGCATGATACATTAGGGCATATGTTTGCGAGCCTTAGTGTTAAATCAGAATTAGCACTAAAGCTTATAGATAAAGATATTGAACAAGCCAAAATGGAAATGACTTCTGTGAATACTTTGTCTAAAGCAGCTTTAGTAAAGGTACGTGAGATTGTAGATGATTTACAGTTACAGTCTTTTGAAGATGAAGTGAAAGCAGTTCAAACATTATTAAAAAGTATGAATATTTCTCTAGAGTTTTATAATATAGAATGTACTGCAACATTAAGCCCAACAAAACAATCACGTTTGGCAATGATTTTAAGGGAAGCCGTTAACAATGTGATTAAACATGCTCAAGCGACTAAAGTTGTAGGGCAGTGCATTGAGAAAGAAAAAAGCTTTATTATGATCATACGAGATAATGGCGTAGGTATGGAGAAAGCTAAAAGTGAGGATTTGCAGAGTATTTATCAACGTGTCCAAGCGATGGATGGACGACTAGATGTACAGAGTCATTTGAATGAAGGTCTTGAATTAAAATTGACACTGCCAAGAGGAGATGATTGTTGA
- a CDS encoding ABC transporter permease → MLLEYFKSELIVTSRKKLYLVLSILLPCVFYLLFTTILDTPKSYETKFYKEYMYSMAVFSMSSFCIMTFPLEMIEDKEIGWNKSLFRTPFTPFYYYMSKVIKMMCLFLISISVLFVVGNLYNGVHMSLMEWLGSGVLLWVGATLFLSIGILISQISDLQTASAIANIVYLSLAILGGLWFPTEAFPTWLQQISYLTPTYNLKELALSFTTTGHVAFNSLFILIFYSILFMSSALMIHKKVEVV, encoded by the coding sequence ATGCTATTGGAATATTTTAAAAGTGAACTAATCGTTACATCACGTAAAAAATTATATTTAGTATTATCCATACTATTGCCATGTGTATTTTATCTATTATTTACTACAATCTTAGATACCCCTAAAAGTTATGAAACAAAATTTTATAAGGAATATATGTATAGTATGGCTGTTTTTAGTATGAGTAGTTTTTGTATTATGACATTTCCATTAGAGATGATAGAAGACAAGGAAATAGGATGGAATAAAAGTTTATTTAGAACCCCTTTTACACCATTTTATTATTATATGAGTAAAGTCATAAAAATGATGTGCTTATTTCTCATATCAATCAGTGTACTTTTTGTAGTAGGAAATTTATATAATGGTGTACATATGTCACTTATGGAATGGTTAGGATCAGGCGTCTTACTTTGGGTAGGAGCGACACTATTTTTATCCATAGGAATCTTAATTTCACAGATTTCAGATTTACAAACGGCAAGCGCAATTGCGAATATTGTTTATTTAAGTCTTGCGATTTTAGGCGGATTATGGTTTCCGACAGAAGCGTTTCCAACATGGTTACAGCAGATCTCATATTTAACACCAACATATAATTTAAAAGAATTAGCATTATCATTTACAACAACAGGACATGTAGCCTTTAATTCACTTTTTATTTTGATTTTTTATAGTATACTTTTTATGAGTAGCGCCTTAATGATTCATAAAAAAGTGGAAGTGGTGTAA
- a CDS encoding ABC transporter ATP-binding protein — MISIENVSKAYGNQKILDHVSFQIHKGVCTALIGRNGAGKSTLIDLLIGDRRLDDGQIIGRASILNKQRVGILFQKTAFPRLLKVKELFTLYQSFYDHPYSLEKFQQITRFDETKLKQMTSKLSGGELRILDFALSIMGDPDIVILDEPTAAMDTSMRAHFWRIVEEMKSEGKTILYTSHYIEEVEQVADRVIVLNKGKCVIDDTPYNIRNKQNITYIYIPLMYRDRIEGLSNVEIVEVGDRLKITTQNMNELIKKLMKTEVDLNTIEISKISLMDTFLQNTQRSDV; from the coding sequence ATGATCAGTATTGAAAATGTTTCTAAAGCATATGGCAATCAAAAAATTCTTGATCATGTTTCATTTCAGATTCATAAAGGTGTATGTACAGCACTTATTGGTAGAAATGGGGCAGGAAAATCCACATTGATTGATTTATTAATAGGTGATAGACGATTAGACGACGGGCAGATTATAGGTAGAGCGTCAATATTAAACAAACAAAGAGTAGGTATTTTATTTCAAAAAACAGCGTTTCCTCGTTTGTTAAAAGTTAAAGAGTTATTTACGTTGTATCAATCTTTTTATGATCATCCGTATTCTCTTGAAAAGTTTCAACAAATCACACGTTTTGATGAAACAAAACTGAAACAAATGACTTCAAAACTATCGGGAGGAGAACTAAGAATATTAGACTTTGCGTTATCGATTATGGGTGATCCAGATATTGTTATATTAGATGAACCTACTGCAGCGATGGATACAAGTATGAGAGCTCATTTTTGGCGAATTGTTGAGGAAATGAAAAGTGAAGGAAAGACGATATTATATACTTCTCATTATATTGAAGAAGTCGAGCAAGTAGCGGATCGTGTTATTGTTCTTAATAAAGGAAAATGCGTAATAGATGATACGCCTTACAATATTAGAAATAAACAAAATATAACATATATTTATATACCGCTTATGTATCGTGACAGGATTGAAGGACTAAGCAATGTGGAGATTGTAGAAGTAGGAGATAGGTTGAAAATAACAACACAAAATATGAATGAACTTATTAAAAAACTGATGAAAACAGAAGTGGATTTAAATACCATTGAAATTAGTAAAATATCATTAATGGATACTTTTTTACAGAATACTCAAAGGAGTGATGTGTGA
- a CDS encoding flavin reductase family protein, with protein MNYSPKQGIRSHGLPYDPFKSSTVPRPIGWISTQSKEGVDNLAPYSQYQNLTWDPPMVMFAANQSVLGDHERKDTVKNAEETGWFVWNMATYDLREAVNLSAKALPPEEDEFEFAGVTKEQCIEAPGYRVKESPVHFECEYVQTIRIPTGDPVSTVDIVIGRVAQVHIEDHVILDNGKLDIKSIRPIARLGYYDYTVVDEIFEMKAPAASKEELAGLEGRNFDNKS; from the coding sequence ATGAATTATTCTCCAAAACAAGGTATTAGAAGTCATGGTCTGCCATATGATCCGTTTAAAAGCAGTACAGTACCACGTCCGATTGGTTGGATATCCACACAATCTAAAGAAGGTGTAGATAATTTAGCACCATACAGCCAATATCAAAATTTAACATGGGATCCCCCAATGGTCATGTTTGCTGCCAATCAGTCTGTATTAGGTGATCATGAACGCAAAGATACTGTGAAAAATGCAGAAGAAACAGGTTGGTTTGTTTGGAATATGGCGACATATGATTTAAGAGAAGCGGTGAACTTATCAGCTAAAGCATTGCCGCCCGAAGAAGACGAATTTGAGTTTGCAGGTGTAACGAAAGAACAATGTATTGAAGCGCCAGGTTATCGTGTTAAAGAATCGCCTGTACACTTTGAATGTGAATATGTTCAAACGATCCGAATTCCGACAGGGGATCCTGTGTCAACAGTAGATATTGTTATCGGTCGTGTTGCACAAGTACATATTGAAGATCATGTGATTTTAGATAACGGGAAGCTAGATATTAAATCGATAAGACCCATCGCCCGTTTAGGATATTATGATTACACAGTTGTAGATGAAATTTTTGAAATGAAAGCACCTGCAGCATCGAAAGAAGAATTAGCTGGACTAGAAGGGCGTAATTTCGATAATAAATCGTAA
- a CDS encoding CamS family sex pheromone protein encodes MKRIFAAVLGLSLLLTACAPTDDEQPKQDTEQNTSKKQSKVKDMATDKNVQGENYRTILPFKESQARGLVQEEMANSYNGEDFEDGLLKISKEVFPTDKYLYQDGQFLDKDTIRAYLKPKFTKKELEKMSDEEKEKNNATENLGLNPSVHGEKDPEKIAKNSPALLSNILEQDFYGTSDTKGKDIKGMTIGLAMNSVYYYQKEQYGETYSKKLDKKEVKQKGQEMADEMLSRLRENDQLKDIPITFAIYIQSSEEDIVPGHFVSYAVSEEKGSKLNEWKKVDAQSVLLPSSEAAELDDNLNNNFQDFNSSLQSYFNNFTQAVGKAKFISKKVDNLVVDLPIDYYGKAELIGITQYVTQLAEKDFKDVPTYEIHIKDGSQPRALITKTKDDSEPQVHIYNQ; translated from the coding sequence ATAAAACGAATATTTGCAGCAGTATTAGGGCTGAGTCTATTATTGACAGCCTGTGCACCAACAGATGATGAACAACCCAAGCAAGATACAGAACAAAACACCTCTAAAAAACAAAGTAAAGTCAAAGATATGGCAACAGATAAAAATGTACAAGGTGAAAATTATCGTACAATTTTGCCGTTTAAAGAAAGTCAAGCAAGAGGTCTTGTGCAAGAAGAAATGGCGAACAGTTACAATGGTGAAGATTTTGAAGATGGTCTGTTAAAAATAAGCAAAGAAGTTTTTCCAACAGATAAATATTTATATCAAGATGGTCAATTTTTAGATAAAGATACGATTCGTGCTTACTTAAAACCTAAATTTACTAAAAAAGAACTTGAAAAAATGAGCGATGAAGAAAAAGAAAAAAATAATGCGACAGAAAATTTAGGATTGAATCCATCTGTTCACGGTGAAAAAGATCCAGAAAAAATTGCTAAAAACTCACCTGCATTGCTGTCTAATATTTTAGAACAAGATTTTTATGGTACAAGTGATACAAAAGGCAAGGATATTAAAGGAATGACAATTGGTCTTGCGATGAATAGTGTGTACTATTATCAAAAAGAACAATACGGTGAGACATATAGTAAAAAGCTTGATAAAAAAGAAGTGAAACAAAAAGGTCAAGAAATGGCAGACGAGATGTTGTCACGTTTAAGAGAAAATGATCAGCTTAAAGATATTCCAATTACATTTGCAATTTATATCCAATCTAGTGAAGAAGATATTGTACCCGGACATTTCGTGAGTTATGCAGTCTCTGAAGAAAAAGGCTCTAAATTGAATGAGTGGAAAAAGGTAGATGCACAGTCCGTACTATTACCATCAAGTGAAGCAGCAGAGTTAGATGATAATTTGAATAATAACTTCCAAGATTTTAATAGTAGTTTGCAATCCTACTTTAATAACTTTACACAGGCTGTGGGTAAAGCTAAATTTATCAGTAAAAAGGTAGACAACCTTGTCGTAGACTTACCTATTGATTATTATGGTAAGGCTGAGTTGATTGGTATTACACAATATGTGACGCAATTAGCTGAAAAAGATTTTAAAGATGTTCCAACATATGAGATTCATATTAAAGATGGCAGTCAACCTCGAGCACTCATTACTAAAACGAAAGATGATTCTGAGCCACAAGTACATATCTATAATCAATAA